The following coding sequences lie in one Methylotuvimicrobium alcaliphilum 20Z genomic window:
- a CDS encoding P-loop NTPase family protein → MSTIHLIGGEKGGVGKSVVARLLAQYMIDHEIPFIGFDTDRSHGSLLRFYADYASPTIVDNYESLDKIIETAAENPEQQILVDLAAQTHYPLSKWLEESGVLELTEELGVTIQYWNVMDSGKDCVDLLGKLLDQYDAKLNYVLVLNQLRDGDFTILEQSGIKERALGLNAKLMTLKRLHTPVMTKVDANSSSFWAAQNKSVDNPNALGLLERQRVKTWLKQAYTELKSIGI, encoded by the coding sequence ATGAGTACCATACATTTAATTGGCGGAGAAAAAGGCGGAGTCGGTAAATCCGTCGTTGCCCGATTACTGGCGCAATATATGATCGACCATGAAATCCCGTTCATCGGTTTCGATACCGATCGCTCTCACGGTTCTTTGCTTCGTTTTTATGCCGACTATGCGTCGCCTACAATCGTCGACAACTATGAAAGCCTCGATAAAATCATCGAAACCGCGGCCGAAAACCCGGAGCAGCAAATACTCGTCGATCTTGCCGCGCAAACGCACTATCCCTTGTCTAAATGGCTAGAGGAATCCGGAGTACTCGAATTGACCGAAGAACTGGGTGTTACCATTCAATATTGGAATGTCATGGACTCGGGCAAGGATTGCGTCGACCTGCTAGGGAAACTTCTGGATCAATACGATGCGAAATTAAATTACGTCTTGGTTCTGAATCAACTTCGGGATGGAGATTTTACTATTTTGGAACAATCGGGCATCAAAGAACGAGCATTGGGATTAAATGCCAAATTGATGACCTTAAAACGCCTGCATACACCGGTCATGACCAAAGTCGATGCAAACAGCTCGAGTTTTTGGGCGGCTCAAAACAAGAGCGTCGACAATCCTAATGCCTTGGGCTTATTGGAAAGGCAACGTGTCAAAACTTGGCTAAAACAGGCTTATACCGAATTGAAATCAATTGGTATTTGA
- a CDS encoding transglutaminase family protein, which yields MKYRITHITTYHYAHEVGLCQNEARLQPRDFPRQQCSDSRFDINPEPSDFQERLDFFGNRIAYFAIQKPHSKLTVTAVSEVEVLTESNQVFQDNTISWEDARDKLSANPAQQAQSQLTTGHGSYEALLEARQYTLDSPMVTSGTELGDYARQSFAPGAPLIDAVTDLMERIYQDFTYDPSFTTIATPLADVMRHRRGVCQDFAHLAIGCLRSLGLAARYISGYIETLPAPGTERLVGADASHAWFAVFVPGSGWLELDPTNNKLPADQHITLAWGRDYADVTPLKGIAFGGGRHSLSVSVDVLRLES from the coding sequence GTGAAATATCGCATTACCCATATCACGACTTACCATTACGCTCATGAGGTCGGGCTTTGTCAGAATGAAGCCCGATTGCAGCCGCGCGATTTTCCGAGGCAGCAATGTTCGGACAGCCGTTTCGATATCAACCCGGAACCCTCGGACTTTCAGGAACGGCTCGACTTTTTCGGTAATCGAATCGCTTATTTCGCGATTCAAAAACCTCACTCTAAATTAACTGTCACTGCCGTGAGCGAGGTTGAAGTGCTGACGGAATCCAATCAAGTCTTTCAAGACAACACTATAAGTTGGGAAGACGCCAGGGACAAATTGTCCGCCAATCCGGCTCAGCAAGCACAGAGTCAATTAACAACGGGGCACGGTTCTTATGAAGCGCTACTCGAAGCCAGGCAATACACGCTCGACTCGCCCATGGTGACATCCGGAACCGAGTTAGGCGATTACGCCCGTCAATCGTTCGCGCCCGGAGCTCCGCTGATCGATGCGGTGACCGACTTAATGGAGCGCATTTATCAAGACTTTACTTACGATCCGTCCTTCACGACGATTGCAACGCCGCTGGCCGATGTCATGCGGCATCGACGCGGCGTCTGCCAAGATTTTGCGCATCTGGCGATAGGCTGTTTAAGATCGCTCGGCTTGGCGGCCCGCTATATCAGCGGCTACATCGAAACTTTGCCGGCACCGGGTACCGAAAGATTGGTCGGCGCCGATGCATCGCATGCCTGGTTTGCCGTATTCGTGCCGGGCAGCGGCTGGCTGGAATTGGACCCCACCAATAACAAACTCCCCGCAGATCAACATATCACGTTGGCGTGGGGACGCGACTATGCCGATGTCACTCCGCTAAAGGGCATTGCATTCGGCGGCGGCAGGCACAGCCTGTCGGTTTCGGTCGATGTGCTAAGGCTAGAAAGTTAA